Below is a genomic region from Chromatiaceae bacterium.
GGCCTCGCGGGTCGCGTCCATCATCGTCTGCCCACCGATCTTGCAGAAGATCCCGTTCTGCGCCAGCGGAATCGCACCCTCGACGACCAGCAGGTACCTGCCCTTGTTGGCCTGCATCACCTCGCGCTTGACCGCCTCGACGTGGTGGCCGGCACCGGCGTCCAGCGTCTGGTGATAGTCGAGCGAGATCAGGTCGAGGATCAGGTGTTCGAGGCTGGGCTGTTCGGCACGCAGCAGCGCCTCGGTCGGGCCCGTGCACTCCTGACCGTGCAGCCAGATCACCGGGGGCCGCCGCTTGCGATCGGCCACTGCCTCGGCCATCGCGTAGGCGGCGTTGTTGCCGAGCCCGAGCGATGCGGCGACCCCGGCGCAGAACTTCAGGAAGGTGCGACGGGAGACCCCGAGCCGCTGTTCGATTGCCGTGTAGTCGAAACTGTCTTCCTTCATGGTCCCCCCAGGTCCCGATCGGCCGCGGCCGGTACGTGTGATGCGGGGGCTCGGGCAAGATCTGCGCCAGGAATCGATTTCGCTGTGCAGACAGCGGCTTAGGTTCACACCCTGAGGGACGGGCCGGGGCCGGACCGGCAACCGGGTATACGCCTTGAGAGCGATCGCGGAAACCTGCTTTCCAGGGCGGCGCGTCGCGCTCGGCTGTTCCCCGGAGGCCGCGAAGGGGGGTCCGTCGGCCTGCCTGTTTCAGCGTATCGGGGGCCGCAGCAGCGATGTGGAGATGCGCAGGCTAGTACCAGCTGCCACCCGGTTCCACGGCCCCGGACAACAGGTCGGCGATGAAGCCCGCCGGGTCCGGCAGCGCGCTGAAGTGGCGGAAGCTCTTCACGCCGAACGCCGCCGGATCGAGGCCGTAATAGACCCACGAGATCTCCGCGGTGTCCGCGAACCCCGGCATCGGGTAGTCATCGAGGATGCGCTGCCGCAGATCGGCATCCATCGTCGCGAGCTGGACCACGTAGGCGAGGTACTCCTGTGTCAGCGGCACCATGCCCGTTTCGCCACGCCGCTCGACGACCACATGGGTGGCCTCGTGGGCGACGAAGCTGGTGTACAACGCGACGTCCATCGGCACGCGGAACGGCGACTGCTCCGCGCACAGCTCGCGTGCCCGCGCGAGGGTCAACAGGTCGATGCGGTCGGCCGCGGTGTCGTACTGACCGATATGGGTCCCCTGCGCGCCCATCGGCCCCTCGGTCAGGCGCACCCGAAACGCCTCCTCGACCGGGATGGCATGGCGGCGGAAGAACCCGACCGCGCGTCGCAGGCCGTCACAGACCAGTTCGAACTCCGTTGCCGAGGCGCCGGCCACATGGAGGTCCACACCGGGACAGGCCGCTGTGATGTCCGTGCCGGCGGCGGTCGCCGGCCCGCGGAGCGGCAGCAGCGCCGCGAGCACGGTGGCCGCCAAAGCGCAGGGACCGGGGAGATTCGGCAGGTAAGGACGTGGCATACCTGCACCCTAACGCAGCCGATGCGCGGCGACCAACAACACCGGCGCTCGCGCTGCCCGCGATGGGCCACCACGCTGATGCATCTGGGCCCTTCAAACTGGGACGGCTTTGTAATTCCCTTTCAGGCCCTTGCCGACCCGTTGCTGCCCTCCGATGGCGCCACCTTGACGGTCGGCAAAGCGACCTGAGCGACGTTCGATCGCAGCGAGTATCCCCCTGAAAAGTCGAGGGGTTTCATGGGTTATTCGGAACAGACCACGCCCTCAAAACTTTGCAGGGAAACCAAGGACTTCTCTTCACAGTTCTGCTTTCTTCAAGCCGAGATAGATCAACGTGGTTTCGAGGAAATTTCTCGACCGATTTATCTTTGGCGACCCAACAAAAACATCCTTGCCATCTTCCACACAACAGGAATCATTGGTTCCGGAGCATTTGATGATTATGCCCTTGTCCCTGACGAACACTTCAGCGGCCTGTTCACACTCGAAAAGCCAGACGTCGCGCCCGAAGTGCTTGCTCCTGCATGCGATCAAATCGGGATTCGGGCAGGTGACGCAAATATTGCTGGCATAGAGCGGGTTGGGGTCTGCCATGGTTTCAGTTTCCCGGTTAGCGACCTTGCTAGTAAGCATAGCCACCTCGCTACCCTAATTCTCTCTCCTGCGACCAAAACTGCCGCCCAGGCACAGGCAGACTGCGAGGACGTTTCCGACACACTGCGCGCAAAAAAACCGCTGAAATCTGCCGACACCTCTCGACTTGATCCGACGAACCACACGACTGTTCAGCGGAGATGTAAATTTAAGCGCAGGTAGAGTGAACATTCGCAGGCGCCTGTGTGTGGCTGCTTCGTCCACGACTGGCGTGCTGCGCCGGCTTGAGCTGCACGATGCACGGTCGCGGCAATGTCGGTGCGGCGCTGATTCGACATTTCGAGACCGGACCGAAAGTCGGCGTAACCTTGCGACAAAGGATCGGTCATGCAACGCCCCGCGCCGTTTTTTTGTTGCGCATCGTAGCGGACGTACGCCGTGTATTCGCCGTCGTCTTCTTGATAGTGGGCGTAGACGGCGATCGACTAGACGGAGGAATCGAATGGGACGCAGGACCCTCGCAACGCTACTCACCTTGTTCGGTCTATTCGCGGTCGGCGGCGTGCTCTACAAAGAGCGCTTCAGTCTTCGTCTGATGCTGTTTGGTGAACACGCCAGCGGGGTCATCGTCAAAGCGCTCGACGTCGATGAGCAGAACCTCTCGCACTCGCGTTACAACCTCGGCGGCTCCGGACCCACAAGCGTCTCCATCTACCATCTGATCGTGCAATTTGCCGGGCCGGAAGGGACTTCTGAATCGACAACACGGATGAACTCTTACGAGATCGATGATCTCGTCGGAGGTACGTTCAACATCGAGCCGATACGTGGAAGGACGGTCGATGTACGTTACCTGAAACGAGAGCCGTCGATCAGCGAGGTGGTACACCCGCTGCCCTGGGAGACATTTTGGTACCCGCTGCTGATCGGCGTAGTCAGTGTCGTGGGGGGAGGCTTGCTGTCGCGCAATCCCAAGGTAACTGCACCACCCAAGGCGTAACGCCCTGAACCACGAAGTCGGTATCGAACAATCTGACGGGCTCCAATGAAGTGTGCGAAATCTGCCATCTCCCTGCAAAGATGGAGGCCCGAAAAACGACATAGGCTATGACCATAGTGCGCTGGTTGCCGGTCGTCGGCCGGGGCAGCTGGAGGAAAGGGCCCTTCGTGCTGCCGATACTTCATGCGGCGGGCGTTGCACTAAGCTTGCATTCACAATCCCGGCAAGATAGGGAATTCGGACGCACGCTGATCCACAAATGAACTTCGCATTCGATTCCCATTCGACTTCGATGGAACGAAAAGGAGTTAGACGATGCGTATTGCACAATCGCTGTCCAGGGTTTCGGAAGCTGTCCGGCCCAAGCTGGCGAATCCAACGAATTCCACGGTCAACATGCCGCGGAACACCTACGAGCAAGATGCCGATCGCGCCGCCGATCTGGTGCTGCACATGACGCACTCGGCGGTTGGCCGTTCGGGAGGACCCGAGCCACAAAGTGCCGGCTCGACGCATGAAATCGGTTCAGAGGCACATGTTGCCGACGACGCGGGCAATCTCACATCCGGGCTTGGCCAGGGGGCGCCGTTGGACACTGCCAGCCGGGCCTTTTTTGAACCACGTTTCGGGCATGACTTCGCCAAGGTACGCGTGTACGCCGATGATGCAGCCGCTGAGGCCGCTTCAAGTCTGGGTGCCCGTGCCTACACGCGTGGATCTGACATTGTGTTCGGCAAAGGAGAGTTCGATCCGCGCTCGCTGCATGGGAAACGCCTGCTGGCACACGAGTTGGCGCACATCGTGCAGCAAAGACCTGTCGTTGGCGTACACGCTGAGGGAGTAAAGGGTTCGTCGTTCGAATCAGTGGCACCTGTCGCGGTACGGAACGCGCCGCGCGCGATGATCTATCGCGAGCCAAGCGAACCCGAACCAGGCGCACTCGATTTCGAGCGCGTCGGCAACGAAGCCGGAACGGCCGGTGCAAAGGGCGCGATTCCCCGCTTGGAGCGACTCGTCAGCGGCGCGGCCGTCACCCGCGCCCTGGCAGCGATACCCATTACCGATGCCGCGCAAAAGAACATTGTCATCCAGCAGATACTCAGTACGCCCGAAGCCCTGCGCAAGGTGGCGGAAGCTGGGAACGTGCGGTTCTTGTCCCAGGAAGAGTACGAGAACGGGATCAAGTACCTTGGCTTCCCGGGCGGCGCTTCGGCATTCGCCGATCCCGGCAACGATTTTCTCTACATCACGCCGCTAGGCACGCCCAGTGGGTTCGTGCTGGGGCACGAGGTCAGCCACATTCAGACCGGCCCCGTGCGCGCAGCCGCTACCGAAACTGATGCCGACGCTGAGATGTCCATCAAGTTGGGCATGCTCAACACCGAAATTCGCGCCGCTTTTGTCGACTTTGCGTTCGTGAAGCTGCAAGCGATGCACCAGCAGATCAACGCCGGCGCGAGTGAAGATTCGGCTGTGGCGGCCTTTGCACAGGACTATTCGAGCGAGATCTTCACCTACATAACGGACCATGGCTCAGTCGGTTCCGCGCTTGGGAAACTGGCAGTCTTGGTGAGCGAGCGGCGTGGGAAAGAAAGCGTCCCGACGAATGGCGAAGCGCTGAAGAAAGCCGCCGCGAAAGGCTATGTCAGTGAGGCAGATCTGCCGTCGATGTTTTCTCACGAGCCGAATCCTTTCGAGATGGACGACTCCATTGAGATCGATGGCCTGTGAGGGTGCGACCTGCGCCAAAGGGTCGGTGGGTCGTTTTTTTGGCGCATCGCGTGGAGTCGTAATGGTGCAACGCGGATCGTCCAGGCATTCCGGCGTATCGTGAACCTCGACGCCGGGCGCCGCGTGGATCGGCTCCAAATCCTTCGCGATCCCTTTGCGCTCTTTCCGCGACGCGGACTACCGCCTTAACCAATGCAAATCGATCGGGCGCACCATCACGACACTTCACGTCGAGCATCGGGTGTCGGGGGATGAACCGCTCGCAAGGGGACACGGCTCATCCCATCGAAAGCCCTCACTTCGCTCGGTAGTGCTTCTCGCTGAAGCCCTCGTATTTCTCGACGAGTGTGCCGGTATACTTGTTCACGACCTGGATCCGAAGAACCGTGTATGCGCCTTGGTTCGGCGCGCAGTTGTTGATGTGCCGCATCTGGACCCTGAACTCTTCCGGGTTGGACGCGTTGCGAATCGCCTTTGCGGGATCGGTATAGGGTTGATGCGTCTGCCGGCTGTACGGAACGCAATTGATCACGTATTTGAAGTCGGCACCCTCTCTGATCGTCCACGGCCAGTTCTCGACCTTCAACGACTGTAGGCCGCGATTGGTCGGTATCGACACCAATGCACGCTCTCGTTCCTTGTAGGCTTCATCTATTTCGCCGAGTTGCCTTTGCAGGTCCGCGATTATCCGCCTGCACTCTTGTGGTGGCGGTGTCGACCCGCCTCCAAAACATCGCGTGAACCGTTCCCACAACTCCTGGCTTTTTTGAAACTTCACCCGCATCTCGGCTTCCTGCCGTCTAAGATCCGGTTCACGGACGATCATCTGTTCGAGTTCACCCGCCGATGCGGCCTGAACGGCAATGCCAACGATGGCGAAACTCAACAGCATCACTTTTCGCAAGATCGCTTCCATCTTGCATCCCTCCTTCCCGGTTCTGGCCCATCCTCACCTTCAACGCTCAACGAAAAGGCGAGTCCACCAGCGCCGCCCGTTCCTGATGAACTGCGGCCTATTTCCAGAATCGACCTAAATGGCGTGGAATGCCTTGATACCCGTCAACGGGCTAATGAGCACGCCTGCATCGGGGAGGCAGGCCGCATCCATGTTGGCCTGAGGACCTCGGGGCCGCCCCTCGCCGAAATCGGGGGTGAACGCTCCCGGAATCCGCGACCTGTTACACGGTCTTCAGATTGATGGGTCGATGCAGATCGGCGTGGCAGCCCCTTGGCTCAGGCATACGGATGCCAACCCCGCCCGTGCTTGCAGCGGTGCACGCCGCCGCCCAAGATGGTCCGGAACGGACAGTCCGGTAGCGCAGGCGACGAGGTGCAGCAGATGATCCTGACCACGACCCCGAACATCGACGGCCGAACGATCACCCAGTATCTGGGCGTCGTCGCCGGCGAGGCGATC
It encodes:
- a CDS encoding DUF4157 domain-containing protein, giving the protein MRIAQSLSRVSEAVRPKLANPTNSTVNMPRNTYEQDADRAADLVLHMTHSAVGRSGGPEPQSAGSTHEIGSEAHVADDAGNLTSGLGQGAPLDTASRAFFEPRFGHDFAKVRVYADDAAAEAASSLGARAYTRGSDIVFGKGEFDPRSLHGKRLLAHELAHIVQQRPVVGVHAEGVKGSSFESVAPVAVRNAPRAMIYREPSEPEPGALDFERVGNEAGTAGAKGAIPRLERLVSGAAVTRALAAIPITDAAQKNIVIQQILSTPEALRKVAEAGNVRFLSQEEYENGIKYLGFPGGASAFADPGNDFLYITPLGTPSGFVLGHEVSHIQTGPVRAAATETDADAEMSIKLGMLNTEIRAAFVDFAFVKLQAMHQQINAGASEDSAVAAFAQDYSSEIFTYITDHGSVGSALGKLAVLVSERRGKESVPTNGEALKKAAAKGYVSEADLPSMFSHEPNPFEMDDSIEIDGL